tgctgaccccactaacacctcttccagcagcaaccatagctttttccccaggaagtctcccatctagacactgaccaggctcacgcctgTGTAACTTCAGCGGGATGGCAGTTATGAGCTGTGGAGTGGTTTAGAAAGCAGAAGGAACAACATTTGCCCATTCCACACCACATGATGCTCCTGAACAATGGTGACGTCAAAGATAATGACAAAGAGAAACCCTTTGTCACAAAACTGCTCTTGGGCTGGGATGCAAGAGTCATTCGTAAACGTTGTAGAATTTATTAGCAACAGTCACATATTCTGACTAGTCTCTATGGTTTGATTCCTGCTGCTTACTGCTTATAAATACCAAGACTTACCACCTAACTTTCAAATTTCAGTCATAGACATTTTCTTAAACAAATCCACATATCATATAAACGTGAGCTTTACTGATTTCGCAAATGTGTTAAACTgcctgtacattttaaattaaagaacaatatcccctaaaataaatgttccaTTCAACCTGTCTAAAACTAAATAGCCCTCTTTTTGGGGTTTCCCCTTTCATAACTGCTGGACTGTGACAAATTCTGTGACAGGCAGACCATACTGGGATCTCCAAAATGCAATCATTCCATTCCCACTTGGGTTTGCTGTAAAATGCCAGTGAGTGGGTGAAAGTATATTTATTCCCTATGAGGCATGGTATAATCCCATCTGGCATGGCTATTGAGTTTCAGCATTCAAAGCTTGCTGTCATCAGTCCGGCCTATCAGCTTGGTATGGGCTATGACCCTGTTACCTGGCACCGGCTCCAACACTGCTAAGCAACTGTACGGACAAAACTTTCCGTGAACTTTGAAGAATTGCGGCTTCTCTTTTCCTTAAGAAAAGCGAGAGGACATTTTGGGAGGGAGAAGACTATAATGTGAGAAATACTCCAGGTAACAAAAGGTTTTCTGTGAAGTTTGGCTGCGCATCTGGGGATAAGAGGGATTCCTTTTACAAGATGTACGTAGGAAACACAAGAATCCTTACATTAAGCATGCAATTAAAGTAATCCAAGAaagtttcttcatttttttagaaacagGCCCACAAAGGTAGCCCAACCCCCCTATACTTCATGCTTTTGGAAAAGATATAAAAGCCATGGCATCTATCCACAATCTGAAGACCACTTGAAGTACAGTGTTCAGGTCTTCTGCACTGCGCAACCTACCATAGGACTGATTTAACTGAGCTTCAAACATGCTGTACAGGTATGTAACATAGttattgttttatgtgtattttttactgatTGCCTGCATATGTCTCCCTCAgtgttaaaatgtttcattttaacatgTCATTGAGAAAATGTGATTCTTGGCAgcaaaaggtactgtacataggtaatgcagaaaaagaaaaacactgtatttagtGATTATCCATTGAATTAGGGTTAAATTACTAAACTGATTCCAGCATTACAAACATAAAATGCGATTCTATCTTATTGTATGGTTTTATCTATCTAGTTTTAACACaataaaaagtatatattttatttttacatagatGACAGAAATTTGGGAATTATTGTGTACCAAAGTCGAGTGTAGCTTATTTGAAAAGAAAGACGACACAGACAAATGAAGGACACTGTTCAAGTGGAATAAACTGAAATTTAATTGTCCTTATATCAAGACCACTATTTTTTGTACCACCTGAAATGAAAGAGAATAAGATCATTCTTCAGATTAACCCATTAGAATGTAAAATGCCTGCGAAGAACGTTTAagaagaaacaagagacaaTCGGTATGTGAACAAACAGaatgaagagagagaagtgAAAAACGGAGGTAAAGTTTCTAACCCAAATGGCTCTTTACTGTTTCATATCAGCGGAGCATTACTGTCACACCATGTCATCATTTGGAATGCTTTGCAGACATTTTGTTCCAGTTATGAATCTGATGTTGTTTAAATcactaaatataattttttttaaggaaaagtaATGTATATTTATCCATTTTTTATGGGATGAGAAATGTAATAACTATGTCATTCTTAAATAGATGCAGTTAACAGTGACAAAAGCCACATGTACGAAATCTCCATGTtgaattttacatactgtatgtgaaaatatGTACTTTTCCTTCTAATATTTACGGAACTATTCATTTTCTTGTATTACATCCAGGAATACACTCATCTTCCTCTCTCTGGCTGTTCTGCTGGTAAAAGCTGACTTTGATTTAGGTAAGAGGTTGGAAAAACTGACAGTGTGCTTGGTATGGCCTTCTTGTTTCTCTATGAGACACTGATGAAACTTGACCTCAGAACTTGAAAAGCAAAGAAATTCAATTGAAGCGTTACACCTTAAAGAAATACGTTAATTATAGCTTTCCAGTAATTTGTACTGAAAATAGCCTGAAATGTAACTAAAATAAGTTTTCTGAAGATGATTTATGAAAGAGAGGAGACCTTTATCAGATCCTGACCTTCATAGTACTGAATATTATTTCTTATGACATACTAatactatatatattataacaataataatcgcTTACACTTATTTAGCTCTTtgtttggacactccactcaaagcgttttacaggtaaggggactcccttccaccccAACAatctgcagcatccacctggatgatattaGATCATACTTATTCAATTGCATCATTAAACAGGTTATGGTGGTCTACAAATGAATTTTTGAAATTTGGGTGCACCCTCTGGTCTCTCTTCTTGCGCTGAGGTGGGCTTATGTGTCTCTGGGACACTCGATGTTGTAACACAAGTGTGGATCAGGGACTTGTGCTCTGAATGTGACAGTTCTGCTGGTAATGGGGACTTTGTTTTACCTACTGTATTCTGAATTCTAGTACTCCTTGTTTGAAAAATGTACTCTACAGAAAAATAGTACCTGTCCATCACCGTTTTTAAATGATGGCTGCATTCCTCTATACTTCAGCTTGGAAAACTTTTTTCATTGGTTAACAAAAAGCACAGTGCAGGCATGTCTATGAACTGACATCCTGACCGACCCCCTTTCCTGGTGTAGTCATGGAGAGAAGTTGCcaataatgataaaaatgaattattatggAAAATgattcacacatactgtaggacagGATACATAAAACTTTTATCGCAGTGCTATTTTggcctgtttgtttttcttgaagCAAAAACAGGGTTAACCTTACATATTGAAAAAAGGCGGCAACTAGAGAAAGGTTTTTATTCTGTTCATTCACTACAGGATATCAAaaaaaattaaggaaaaaataaagtacacatGCTGTGCAAATGGAACTTAGTTCTGTCAAAATGTCAAAGTTGAAGTAGAAATTTTAACATCACACAGTTGGAGGCACAACAATGCTCCAATTTCCACTACTGCATACCCACATGTACTACCAAACATGCACAGATATTTGCTCTGTATAAGTGTATACTTTAATTAACTTACTTAAGTCCCATTTCGGAGTTTTAAAATCCGATAAGGTGTTTAAGGGGTCCCTTTAAATGTTTCACTGTAGACTCTTGCTGGAATAGAATGGAAGTCGCCCGTTATTGATCAAATGCTCGAGCAAGGGATTCATTTTTATCAAGTAATAACAATCCCTTCCTTTTGATTTCTATGGCATTTCCTGGTACTTCCTTCATTTGCATGTGACAAACATCCACAGCAAAGCAACAAAACAAGGGTATTTGCCCCGTTGTGATACGTGTTGACAGGCTCTGTCTCTAAAAAAGTGCATATAAGGGCACCCTTTGATTACATTGCTACTTTAAATTACAGTGGCTTCATTGTGACATTTCGCTAAGAGGTCTGTTCCACCAACAAAATcatcttttctatttttaacatCCTTTGTTTCTTTAGAGAAAATATTACGAATTGTTTTTCAGAGAACATTaatcagtacagacacacaaatGTCCCatattggcttctgtaaaaattgcccctggtgtgagtgagtgtgttttTGTCCTTaagtgccctgcaatggactggtgtcccatctaagctgtatcctgcctttagcctgttgcttgctgggatttgctgggataggctccggcttttCCACAAACCTTTATTGGAAAAggcagttaggaaatggatggatgtgtaTGTCAGCTTAATTCTAAAGCAATGCTTTATTAGATTAAACTAAAGTTTTTTTGTATGTGGCCTTGAAAATATCAGATATTGATAAACCACTTTTCAGTGTTGAAACAGAATTACCCTCTGTCTTCAGCACTAATATtctgaactactgtatacaaaGAGTAATATACTGGAGATATTTTAGGGgcagaaaacacacaaacaacatGAGAAACGTAAGTAAAATATAACAGGTTGAATTTAAGTGGTTACTGGCACCCAAAATAATCCATGATAATAATCTTCATAAAATAGAGCATGTTATATGATGTATTTAGGTTTTCAGAATGCTTTTGATAATTTATTGATTGAAAAGATTGATTTTCAAATTGCAGATGATAAGTGTTCAAGGAAAAGTGAGCATTTGTACTGAGAATTGattattaaatagaaaacagaggGAACAGAATATTTCAATTGGGGTGATGTAAgtagtggagtaccacaaggATCTGTACTAGAACCACTGTTCTTgttaatttatatcaatgatctaaATTCTTGTTGAGTTAGTAAACCCATCACATTTGCAGATGATACTTAATTAGGAGAATTATCAAATGCTgtagaaacagaaaattaaattccTTAAAGAGTTTAGATAAATTTCACAACTGGGCAAACGCCTGGGagatgaatgtactgtagatgagtGCAAAgcattgcatgtactgtagttagtaAAAAATGATCAATTCAAAATGGCAAATGCTGGGCTAGAAGAGACTACTTATGAAAAAAACCTATGTGAATATGTTGTCATGTTACTTATGTCTCCTGTGGCAGTTTAAGGAATTAAACACAAACTACTATGATaccgtacagtatatagctaaaGCATCTCATTTAAATTAAGGGATGTTACACGAAAAGTCTCTAGTAATGTCTCATTTAGAACATTGTGTAAAATTGTGATCACCAcattattaagaaaaatattgctgctctggaatctgtCCAGGGAAGAgcaaacagatacagtacattccaggGATGTCCTTCACTGACAGGGAGATAATGCTGATccttttcagtcttgaacacaGAAGACTACACGAgcacctgatacaagtattcaaaacccACTAAAGCACAAGGACACAAAAGGAAACTATATGGAAGTGCCTTTAAAACAGaatgcacttctttacacaaaggattgtacggaacaagctatccagccatgctgttgaagccgataccctggtttctttcgaGATGAGATCTTTAGATCAATTAACTAGTGACTTCCAAATGGAGTAGCCAAAGGGTAGATGGGTCAAATAGCCTagtcttgtttgtaacctttctcatgcaaaaaaaacccaggtatttctttacacaaagggctgaaGCTGTCTGGATCAAGCTAATTCCATTGAATTGGATTCCTCGTGATCTTTCACAGAAACActgaatgagatcctcagattagTATTAGGAACTGAATGAAGATGAGCCAAATGACCTCTCACCTGGAAACCCACTTGAATTAGTTTGTAAAAGAACATCTATCGGAAGCATGTTGTTGAGCATTAGTTAATTAGTTCTAACCTGTGTGACTTCTTTTCTTTCAGATCAGGGCTCCCAGAACTCGCAAGCAATGTCCACAGGTATGGAAAACTAAATGCTGGCCTTCAAGACTAACTACGCCAACTACTTTGTTAACTTTTAAGACCAGCATCCCTTAAGTGGCTACATatgaactttttttaaagttcacTTACATAATGGAAACATATATTTCAGATTAAGACTGATAATATGTGCAGCAGATGAACATTTACCTAAATTTTATGTATAGCCTATGTCTCGTATTATAATTTGTGCAATGCTGAAGTTTCCCATTAAATAGGGCAGCCAAGGCTAAAAACAAAGAGGTTTTCAGGTGAGACTGAAATGCACTCCTGTAATTAGAAGGGGGAAAATCAGCCTAACTGGGCCAATGGTATTTAAACGTCCCTCTTAATGTTGAACCGAAGTGGGAATACAGATAAAAAAgagattattaaataaaaattagataACTGTCATCCACAGGGACAGTACTGTCAAATATCTCCTTTACTTTTAACAGTAGTTCAAAGTGGCCTGGTTCTGATTGGCTCTCAGTTACTGCTTGATTTACTGTGCACCCCTCTGAGGGCTCCCCTGTGTGGACTTGAAGAATCAGTCTTATATTTTGTGCTATTTTGTACTTTTTCTACAAATGTACTGGAATCTGAGATAAaggcacaatatactgtatttactactATACTATTGGGGACATTATGTGCAAGTACAGAAAATTCCATTCAGCCACTTGTTCACATTATAGTTGTACAAATCAAGTACAAATGGATTTTTAGCATGTTCCAGTAAAAATGACCTCAGACTACTTTGTTTCCAGACCAGGACTCCACGTCTGATGAAGTTCCCACAGGTGAGGATGATCTTCTTTTCTGTAGCAAGACCAGATGAAATAAAGACGTATTCAATAATATTTTCATTCTCTTCTTACGTCCTCTGTTATGAGTATTTATGCTGAACCGTCCTTGTCTCTCATGTTTTCATAGAAAGCATGAATTCCATTTCTTCAGATCAGCCCAAAGGTAAGAGCATTCCCCGCATGATCATGCTACATGAAAGGAAACCACTAAGGCAAGAAATTGATTTGAGCATAGTGGCATAGTGCAGGAGGTAAACCTTTGGACTCACATGCTATGTCCCCAccacagacactgctgttgtaccttcaGCAAAGTACTTTgccccagttgctccagtccgCCCAGCTAATCCCTGAGATGGACTAACGTCCCACAGAGGGAGGAGTCACATTCTCTCTAGTACACTGAACACTACAGAAACCAGGGTGAACTCTTGCCCGATGAGACACTGTGGCTCTGATATGGACTTCACCCTTTACCTCTCTAACATTGGACAGGATATGTTCTTTCCCCCAATTTTTTACTGATGTTTTAAACTTTAGTCACATCAGAAGGAATGCGAATGTCAGTCCATCCTCCAAGAATAGTTTGACGAAAGAACAGTTCTCTTCAGTTCTTTACAAACTAGCATTTTCACTCAACTGTGATTAAGCTATGCTCAGATCCTGGACATACACTTTTAATTCTGGTTTTAATTTAGCCTCTCCAAACTGTTTCCTAACTTGTGAATGTCTATGTTATTACTGGTGGTCTTTCAAAGCCTGCCTATAGGGGCAACATTTGAAAGGCAAATTCCACTTCCCTCTACTTAATTTACCTGGGTAGAAGGTCTCTGGGATAGTTCACATATTCCCTACTGTGCAAGTGAATGCAATGTGACTTCCCCTAATAGTCACAGGGTGGATAGGCCATCCATTGCCAGTCAGACAGGAGTTTCTCATAAGTAGTTCTGTGTCCAGTCATGTTCTGAACATTAGCACTCTGCTGCCCTCTACTGGTACAATTATTCCGAGACAAGTTTCCATAGTGGTAATGTAACTGTAATACCCCTCAGAATTTATGCCAGAAAGGTTAATATGTATACCTAATTAAAGACAAATATCCAATCTTGCAAGAATGAGTTTAactgaataaaattaatttcattctACAGACAACAGATTCTTCCTGTTTAGCGCTTGGGTAACGGGCCAGAATTGTATTGATgctctttcgtttttttttacagaattaatatttaaaggaaatgaattaCATTTTGATTGTGAAAGTTACGGTCAGGCAAGAGAAATGAAACGAAGACAGTTTACAGAAACACGGTCAGCCTATTCCTAGTTGCAGATTATTAATCCATTATATTTTTGGAAAATTAAGATCCCTTCATGGAGAGCTACAGGCAGGTTAGAAAGGTAAACTAGTTGCCTCTGAAGACAATACAATTAACGGTGTCTTGCACCAAAAGAAGGGCAGTGCAGAAGAACTGAAAGGCTCAAAAGCAGTTTTGGAATGGCTTTGAGTGATCCTGTGCACTCTCACAACATACGTGTACGTTTACACAGATTAATAGAGGCATTCATTTTAAAACGGAGCCAATTTATTTCTAACATAATAGATCTCTGCCTGTCTTCACAGATGAGTCTTACTATTTCAATGGAGGGGCTAAAGGTGAGGACTGCATGGCAGCAGTTTCTGACATATTTAATGAATATTCCATATTAGCATTATCTTGATAATATTTATTGGTCAATGACCATTTCTTATTGTAGGTTTAAGTCCTCCATGACTGGAGGAAAGAATGCCATCTAGTGATTCATCAATAACCCTTACAGCAGCTCCCTGATTTTTTTAGAGGTCTCCCATTTCACTACTGAGCAGATCCagtcttaaaaaacatttgaaagctAACAAGAACGTGATACATGGTGGTTTGGCACACTCCTTAATTTAGTGCCTTAAGATAAACATCACTTTATAATAAAGCTATAAAGATGCTGAACTAACTAATGAACTACTATGAACTATCGATAAACTGTCTGCCCTCTACTGTGGGAATCACATGAATTTGTTTTCCTCTAGATGTTAGCAGCATAAGCTCTGAAAGTGATGTTAGTGGTaagtttttcattttcctttccaaataagaaagcattttaaatagACATTAAGTGACACAGACATTGTGGCGTATTCTATACAGGACAATGTTTATCTCATGATCACAGGATTTTGATTGACTTAACATTAGTCTTTTCATGGACACATTTATTGGAGGGTTTATACTCTTAAATCTGTAAAACAAataactatttcattttttccccctaAAAAGAACCTCTACCTAGCAACGAAATCAACGAAGGTAAGTTTATTTTTAGCTCTGCTCTTCTCAGTTCTATGTGTGGCAAGCGTCTGACCTGCTGATTATTGAATGACACCAAAACCTAACATTACATGcgttttcaatttaaataataaaagcaatAGTATTTTCACGACGAAGTAATTCGAAATTTATCTTCAGATCACATCAATAGTTACTACTGATGATTTTACAATACAAAGATGTGTCGTGCAATCCCTGTACATTTTGCTCATTCTCTTTATCACATAAAGTCTTAAACAATGCcaatattaaaatgatttggTGAAAGGTTCATATGCTATTTTAAGTCTGTCAGATAGTGAGCATCCAGTTGCTTCCTGTATTTTGCCATTATCCTGATCTGAAAGATTTGAAATACCCAGAAGGACAAGTACTTTACTAACCAGTCTCCTTCACACCTCTCCAAACAAAATATCACCTTGCTGAACTGACTTGCTATTGATATAATGTGTTCAATTATTTGTGAaccagtaataggtttattccatgctgaaaaaagaagaaagaaaacacaacgttttggctgtggagccaaaTAAatctgttacttgttcctttgcagcttacgcatgctgacacagctacccatctGAACTAGTTTAATTATTTGTACAGCTTTTGTGTGAAtcccctttttaaaaatatgtattttcttcAAATGTTGTTCTTTTTCATATAGATGGTACCAATTCCAGCATTGAGGATCAGGATGGTGAGAATCCTTAATACAGTACCAAATAAAAACAAGCCCaagatttttacagtttttaaagtACAGTGGCTCTCAGCCCTGGTCCCAGAgtctccctgtgtctgctggtttttgaTCAAGTTCACAATCAAAGCCtaattgatttcattttttttatttgaggccaccttttaaatttgatttcagCTCTGAAAACAATAAGTGAGATTTGCCATTTGTTTTAGCCTTGGGCTAATTAGTGAGTTTCAAACCTGCCCTCATTCAGGTGTGCTTGTTGAAATATGACCaattgggctaaaaaacacACTAACTCACTGTGAAAGTTGTCTGATACAGTATCGTTCACACTTGTGTCTGTTCATCATCAGGAACTGAGCACTGAAAAAATCACACTAAGCACAGCAAGCAGATCACTTACTGGCACAATTAACACTGGTAATTAAGATCCCAGCTGGAACAAAAGCCAGCAGACACAGAGGTTACCCAGGACCAGCACTGTAAACCACTAAATGGAGCAGAAGCCCCTGCTTTGTGCCATACTGAACACTAGAGGTCATATTCGTCCTACATTTTTATGTCTTCTGTATATCGCAGTTGCTTTTAATAATTGTTTATTGAAAGGTCTAGAAAAATACACATCCTCATCAATGtcactacaaaaaaaaaggggTGTTCTTCTGTTAAATGAGGTTCCCAAAACATTATTACACTTTCACCATCCATTGGTTTAAAGACAATTAGTGTAACAGTTTAACACAATTGGTGCAAATATGCCAATCAGGCAGTCATTGAACTGGACAACAAAGTAATTAGAAATTGATCCTCAGATCACCAAAACTGATAGCCACATAACACACACTGAGTAAGAGCACACCtctaaaaatgttaacaaaGTGAAGCTATGAACAATTAGCTATTATATGCCGCAGATTCTGTGTGCATTGATATTAAATCTGCAGCAATGAATGTTCAGTGTGGATCCATACTTACCAGAATATTCACTTTACAGTGAAACAAAAAGCTTCTGAAGTTTTTATAATATACTTCTTCATCTGGACTGTGGGCTTGAAGCTAGAACTCCAGCATGCTCATTAAAGGTTATGTAAATGTAGAAGGTGCCATCTTTTCAGTGATGAGGGAAGATGAAACCTGGAAACCTGAAACCTAACCTCTTCAGATTAGAATACAATATCCCTAcagcattaaaaaatattaatacacaGTTCACAGTTAATACACAAATTACattcttttttcacattctgtaATCCAAATGGTACCAAGGCAAGATTTTGTTGATCCTGATATGGTTTTACGACATATGACAcaagacacaaaaagaaaagttaACATCAATTAACAATTTTCTctgttttgctcattttct
This is a stretch of genomic DNA from Lepisosteus oculatus isolate fLepOcu1 chromosome 10, fLepOcu1.hap2, whole genome shotgun sequence. It encodes these proteins:
- the LOC138241527 gene encoding uncharacterized protein isoform X1, producing MLYRNTLIFLSLAVLLVKADFDLDQGSQNSQAMSTDQDSTSDEVPTESMNSISSDQPKDESYYFNGGAKDVSSISSESDVSEPLPSNEINEDGTNSSIEDQDEDRNSSIDDDTGKR
- the LOC138241527 gene encoding uncharacterized protein isoform X2, with product MLYRNTLIFLSLAVLLVKADFDLDQGSQNSQAMSTDQDSTSDEVPTESMNSISSDQPKDVSSISSESDVSEPLPSNEINEDGTNSSIEDQDEDRNSSIDDDTGKR